ATGGAACGGCGACCAGGCAGAGGCACAGTTCAATAGATTAGGTACAGCAGAACTTATACTGGATAACAGTTTACCATCAGTTTCTTCAGGATGGAAAGATGGAGCTGTTGTAAGCGGAAGTTCTTTACGCTTAAAAGGAAGTACAAAAGTAGGGGATATTGTTTCATTCCGGGCAGAACTGGATGGGAAATGGCTGCGATTTGCCCGTGTGAAAAATGATTTTATCTACATTTTTGATGAAAAGTGTCCAAAAACTTCGGGAGAACATAGTTTAAAAATAACCACAATCAATACCGCGGGAAATATAAACACACAGACTTTTACATTCCGTAGATAAAACTGTAGTTGAAATCGTGAATACATTTTACATGAATACATCCTACAATCATGTAATTTTAAATACATTTGTCCTTTAAAAATTAAAATCATTGGAATTTCATCCGTTCATCGAAAAATCGAGTACTCAGGAAATAAAGGCGTTTCAGGAAGAAAAACTTCAGCAGCTTCTGGCTTATCTTGAAGGAAATTCACCTTTTTATCAGAGGTTGTTTAAGGAAAAGAATATCAATATTGGAGAAATCCGGACATTGGAAGATCTGCAAAAGATTCCTGTTACAACAAAGAATGATTTGCAGCAGCATAATCATGATTTTTTCTGTATTACACCAGATAAGATTGTAGACTACAGCACGACTTCCGGAACGTTAGGAGATCCGGTAACCTTTGGATTGTCTGATGGAGACCTTGAAAGATTGGCTTACAATGAGGCCATATCCTTTGCCTGTGCCGGAATTCAGAAGGGAGATGTAGTACAGATGATCACTACGATTGATAAACGTTTCATGGCTGGGCTTGCTTATTTTTTAGGATTAAGAAAAATGGGTGCCAGTGTTGTCAGAATGGGCCCTGGAATTCCAGAATTACAATGGGATTCTATTTTCAGATACAAACCTAAATACCTGATTACAGTTCCTTCATTTTTATTGAAGATGATTGATTATGCTGAAAAACATGGTCTGGATTATAAAAATTCAAGTGTTTATGGAGCAGTATGTATCGGAGAGAGTATTAAAAATCAGGATTTTACAGATAATATTCTTTCCCAGAAGATCAAAGAGAAATGGGATATCAAACTTTTTTCTACTTATGCTTCTACAGAAATGAGTACCGCTTTTACAGAGTGTGAGTTTCAGATCGGAGGACACCATCACCCAGAGCTGATTATTACAGAAATTCTGGATGAAGATGAAAATGTAGTGAAAGAAGGCGAAAGTGGAGAGCTGACCATCACTACTTTAGGAGTGGAAGCCATTCCTTTGCTAAGATTTAAAACCGGAGATATTGTAAAAGCCCATTATGAACCCTGTCAATGTGGAAGAAATACCATGCGATTGGGGCCTGTAATTGGAAGAAAACAGCAGATGATAAAGTATAAAGGAACAACCCTCTATCCACCTGCAATGAACGATATTCTGAATGATTTTAATAATATTCTCTGTTACCAGATCGTGATTCAGGCCAATGAGATCGGACTGGATGAAATCATCATCAAATTAAGTACAGATCAGGAAAATGAAAACTTTGTGAATGAGGTAAGAGACCATTTCCGTGCAAAATTAAGAGTAAGTCCGAAAATTGAAATCATTGATTTTGATATTCTGTCTAAAACCGTTTTTAATCCAAACAGCAGAAAGCCAATTACTTTTATTGATTTGAGATAAATGTAATATATTAGATGCTGAACTTAAATAGTAAAACTAAGACCCATGAAAAAAATATTATTACTGACATTACTGATCTTGGTGACAATGGTGTTCGGACAGGAGAAAATGGAACTCATTTCAGGAAATTTTCAAGCTTTAAAAGATCAGAAAGAAGTGAATATAGAGCTTAGATTTGATAATGTATTGTTTATGAAAGAAAACTTTACGGAAGCTCAATATCTGGAAAATAGGAAAGAAGATGTTCTGTCTAATCCTAAAAGAGGAAAAGAAGGATGGAAACAATGGATTGGAGAATGGGAACGGTATAAAAAAGAAGAGTATATTAACCATTTTGCAAAAGGTTTAGGCAAATACTATAAAGAAGTCACATTTAAAAAGGATGGCTCTGCAAAATACACATTGATACTGGATACAAAATGGCTTTTACCGGGATGGCATGCTGGACTTGTAGTGATGGAAGCACAGGTAAGCGGCACAATTAAGTTGGTGGAAGCTAGTAATCCTTCAGTGGTTTTAGCTGAAGTGGCTTTGAATAAATTTGATAAATTTATTCAAAGTAAGGATGAGGTTATGGAATATGGAAGAATTGCTACAGTATATGAATCAGCAGGAAGGTATCTGGGAAAAGAAATCAAAAAATCGATGAAATAATAAAAAACGGTCTGAATTTTCAGACCGTTTTTTTTATTCTTGAGTTTGTTCTTTTTCAAGTTTGATGAGGTTCGCAAGATTCTTAATCACCGTATCATGCTTTTTCACAAAAGGATTGTCTTTATTCCAGACATATCCGGCGAGAACCGCACAAATCTTTTTCTTTACATCCGGATTTTCCGGTTGGTGGAAGAATAATTCCTGAAGATTTCCGGTATACCATTCTTTTACATAAGTGGTGAATACATCTACACCGTATAAAATATAATCCGTGTATTCTGTCTGCCAGTCGATTTTCTCACCATTTAGCTGTCTTAATGCCAGTTTAGCAGCCAGCATTCCGGATTCTGTAGCGAAAGCCATTCCTGATGAAAAAACAGGATCAAGGAATTCAGAAGCATTACCAGTTAAGGCAAATCCGTCTCCGAATAAACTTTTAACAGAACATGAATAATCTTTCAGATGTCTTGGCTCAAAGAGAAACTCTACATCCCCAAAACGTTTCATATAATAATCAGAAAGGGAAATTGCTTTTCTTAAAGCTTCAGCAGTATCCCCATTTTCAGATAGTTTTTCAATATATTCGGTAGGTCCTACAATTCCTAAACTTGTGTTTCCGTTAGAAAAAGGAATGACCCAAAGCCATACTTCGGTTTCAATAATATCAAAAGAAATCAAAGTTCCTTCTTCACCAGGTTCTCTGTTAAGATCTTTTACATGAGAGAAAATAGCAGAGTGTGGAGATAATTTGGATGGCTTTTCAAGATCAAGCAAACGAGGTAGTACTCTTCCGTAACCACTTGAATCAATTACAAATTTTGCGTGGATTTCCTTAGTTTCACCCTCTTTAGTTCGTACGGTTGTTATGGAATCTGTTCCCTCAAACTTGATGTCGATCACTTCTGTTTCAAATTCAAGATCAACCCCTTTATTAATGACCTCCTGAGCTAAAGTATTATCAAAATCAGCTCTCGGAACCTGCCAGGTCCAATCCCAGCCTTCTCCAAATTTATTGCTGAAATCAAAAATGCAGACTTCGTCACCACGAAGGAAACGGGCACCCAGTTTTTTTTCAAAGCCCATTTTATCCAAAGCAGGGAACAGTCCGGCCTCATCAAAGTGGTCCATCACCCTTGGGATTAAGCTTTCACCGACTACCAGTCTTGGGAATTTTGTTTTTTCCACCACTTTCACGCTGACGTTATTGTTCTTTAAGTAAGAAGAAGATACGCATCCAGAAGGTCCGGCTCCGATTACAAGAACGTCAACAAATTCTTTGCTCATCTTTGATTTTTTATTTTAATAATAACTTTTATCTTTGCCGCAAAATTAGTGACAAATAATTAATATTTTACAAAATTATCAACTATTACTTTTAATTGATGAAAATAAATAACTTTTTAGAACTGAAAGACTTTCAAAAAATTATCATTGAAAATGAAAAAATAGAACTGGATGAATCACTTTTGTCAAGAGTGAATGCAAGTTTTCAGTTTTTAAAGGAATTTTCAAAAAATAAAGTAATATACGGAGTGAATACCGGTTTTGGGCCAATGGCACAATTCAAGATCAGTGATGAGGATACTCACCAGCTTCAGTATAACCTGATAAGAAGCCACTCTTCCGGAATCGGAAACCCTTTGCCTTCCCAGGAAGTGAAAGCTTGTATGCTGGCCAGAATGAATACTTTATCATTAGGAAATTCAGGAGTGCATGAATCTGTTATTTATCTTCTTCAGGAATTAATCAACAGAGATATTACCCCATTAATTTTTGAACATGGAGGAGTAGGAGCAAGTGGTGACCTTGTCCAGCTGGCTCACCTTGCTTTGGTGCTAATAGGCGAAGGAGAAGTTTTCTATAAAGGAGAAAGAAAACTGACCAAAGAGGTTTTTGAAATCGAAGAGCTGAAACCAATTCAGGTGGAGATCCGTGAAGGACTTGCCCTGATGAACGGAACTTCCGTAATGTCAGGAATTGGTATTGTAAATGCTTATAAAGCAAATCAGTTAACAGATATTTCTATTAAGCTTTCTTGCGCCATTAATGAAATTGTTCAGGCTTATGACGATCATTTATCAGAAGCATTAAACGGAACAAAAAGACACTACGGTCAGCAGAAAGTAGCAGAAAGAATGCGTGCTCACCTGGCTGACAGTAAGCTGATCAGAAAAAGAGCAGATCATCTGTATACCCATTTTGAAGAACAGGAAAAGGTATTCAAGGAAAAAGTACAGGAGTATTATTCTTTAAGATGTGTACCACAGATTTTAGGTCCGGTATTAGATACATTAGAATATACGGAGAAAGTTCTTGAAAATGAGATCAATTCTGCCAATGATAACCCGATTATTAATGTAGAAGATCAGCATGTTTACCACGGAGGAAATTTCCATGGAGACTACATTTCTCTGGAAATGGACAAATTAAAAATTGTGGTTACAAAACTTACAATGCTTGCAGAAAGACAGTTAAACTATCTTTTGAATGCTAAAATCAATGAAATTTTGCCTCCTTTTGTAAATTTAGGTAAATTAGGGTTCAATTTCGGAATGCAGGGCGTTCAGTTTACAGCAACATCTACTACAGCAGAAAGTCAAATGTTGTCAAATCCCATGTATGTTCACAGCATTCCAAATAATAATGACAATCAGGATGTGGTTAGTATGGGAACCAATGCTGCAGTAATCTGCAGAAAAGTAATTGAAAATGCTTTTGAAGTACTGGCGATTGAAGCGATTACCATTGTTCAGGCTATAGAATATCTTGGTTTTCAGAATGAAATTTCATCGTCTACAAAAGAATTATACGATGAGATCAGAAAAATAATTCCTGCATTCTCAGATGATATGGTAATGTATCCGTATCTGGAGGAAGTAAAGAAATATTTAAAAGCAATGTAACTATTAACAATAGTAGATTGTCTATAAAAAAGAAAAACAAGGTAACTTAAAAAAACTAAAACAAAATAAACACTAACGCATGAAATGTGCAATTGTAACAGGTGGCTCCAGAGGAATCGGGAGAGCAATCTGTATAAAACTGGCTGAAGAGAAGACTTACCACATACTCATTAACTACACTTCCAATGAAGCTGCGGCAAAGGAAACTTTGGCTCAAGTTGAAGAATTGGGGGCTACAGGAGAAATTCTTAAATTTGATGTAGGAAATACCGAAGAAGTACGGCAGATATTAACAGCATGGCAGGACAATAATCCTGAAGCTTTGGTAGAAGTTATCGTTAACAACGCTGGAATTACAAGAGACGGTTTATTTATGTGGATGCAGAAAGAAGACTGGAATACCGTAATCAATACAAGTTTAGATGGCTTCTTCAATGTTACTAATTTCTTTATTCAAAAGCTGCTTCGCAACAAATACGGAAGAATCATCAATATGGTTTCAGTATCCGGAGTAAAAGGAACGGCCGGTCAGACCAATTATTCTGCCGCTAAAGGAGCGTTGGTAGGTGCTACAAAAGCTCTTGCTCAGGAAGTTGCTAAGAGAAATATTACGGTAAATGCGGTCGCTCCAGGATTTATCAGAACAGATATGACTCAGGAGTTTAATGAAGATGAATTGAAGGCAATGATTCCTGCCAACCGGTTTGGAGAAGCAGAAGAGGTTGCAGATCTTGTCGCATTTTTAGCTTCCAGGAAATCGTCATACATCACAGAAGAAGTGATTAATATTAACGGTGGAATTTACTCGTAAATAATCTAACAATATACCAATGTACCAGTGTACCAATGTTGATTGGATCCCAATGAAAATATTGTTACATTGCTAGACTGATACATTGTTAAATTCAATATATACAAATGGAAAATAGGGTTGTAATTACCGGAATGGGAATTTATTCCTGCATCGGGACGTCTTTAGAAGAGGTCAGGGAATCCCTATATCAAGGAAAATCCGGTATTGTTTTAGATCAGGATAGAAAAGAGTTCGGTTTCAGATCAGGACTTACAGGAGTAGTTCCAAAACCTGATTTAAAGAATCTCCTGAACAGACGCCAGCGTGTAAGCATGGGAGAAGAAAGTGAATATGCTTATCTTGCTACCCTTGATGCCCTGAAACAGGCCAATCTTGATGAAACTTTTTTAGATGCCCATGAAGTGGGGATTTTATATGGAAATGACAGTGTTTCCCAAGCAGTGGTAGAATCTATCGACATTGCAAGGGAAAAGAAAGATACTACATTGATGGGATCAGGAGCGATCTTTAAATCAATGAACTCAACAGTAACGATGAACCTTTCTACGATCTTTAAACTAAAAGGGATCAATCTTACCATCAGTGCAGCCTGTGCAAGTGGTTCACATTCCTTAGGGCTTGCTTACATGATGATTAAGAACGGTTTTCAGGATATGATCATTTGTGGTGGGGCTCAGGAAACCAACAAATACTCTATGGCAAGCTTTGATGGATTAGGTGTTTTTTCAGCAAGAGAGGAAGACCCTACAAAAGCATCAAGACCTTTCGATGCCGGAAGAGACGGCTTGATTCCGAGTGGAGGAGCCGCTTCTTTAATCGTTGAGAGTCTGGAATCTGCCCAAAGAAGAGGAGCTCCTATCATTGCTGAAATCATAGGATATGGTTTTTCATCCAATGGCGGACATATTTCAACTCCAAATGTTGACGGACCGGCTTTAGCGATGGATAGAGCTTTGAAACAATCCGGATTGAAAGCTTCAGACATCGATTATATTAACGCTCATGCTACTTCTACTCCAATTGGTGACGCCAATGAAGCGAAAGCTATCTATGAGATTTTTGGAAGCGAAGTTCCTGTAAGCTCTACGAAATCCATGACGGGACACGAGTGCTGGATGGCTGGTGCAAGTGAAGTTATTTACTCAATTCTGATGATGCAGAATGATTTTGTAGCTCCGAATATTAACCTGGAAAATCCTGATAATGAGGCTCAAAAGATAAATTTAGTCTCCAAAACAAAAAATCAAAAAATTGATGTATTTTTGTCGAATTCTTTTGGGTTCGGGGGAACCAATTCTGCATTAATAGTTAAAAAATTTGATTAAAAACATGGAAAGGGAAAAAATTGTTGCTATTGTTAATGATTTTCTGGTTAACGAATTTGAAGTTGACGGAGATGAAATCAGTAATGATGCCAACCTTAAAAATACACTAGGACTAGACAGCTTGGATTATATTGACATGGTCGTAGTGATTGAATCCAATTTCGGAGTGAAATTAGGAGAAGCAGACTTCAAGAAAATGGTAACATTTGATGATTTCTACACAACGATTGAAAATAAGATCGTTGCAAAAAACGCATAGTTATTAAATAATCTATATTCCTTACAATGTACCAATGTAATAATAGAAGAGGATACTCAGAGATATTGTTACATTGGTACTCTTTTATATTAGCAAACTGTATGTATGAACAAGTGGAAAGGTAAATCTAAAGGGACGGTGCTGGGCTACAGGATATTCGTCTGGTGTATTAGAAATATCGGAATCAGAAGTTCATATCTCGTATTGTACCTTGTGGCTGCTTATTACGTTCTGTTTCAGAAAAAAAGCAACCAATACATTCTCTATTATTTCCAAAAAAGACTGAATTTCAGCTATTGGAAGGCTAAGCGCTCTATTTTTAAAAGCTATTTCACCTTCGGACAGGTTCTGATCGATAAAACGGCTATTTCTGCAGGTTTGAGAGAGAAATATACCTATGAATTTGATGGTATTGAAAACCTGAGAAATCTTTTGGCTGCTAAGAAAGGTGGAGTTCTTATCAGTGCTCACATCGGAAATTTTGAAGTAGCAGAGCATTTCTTTGCAGACATTGATTTTGACTGTCAAATTAACCTCGTCACTACAGATCAGGAAGTTACCGTCATCAAGGAATATCTGGAGAGTGTTTCTGTAAAAAAGAGTACTATTAAATTCATCTATGTCAAAGAAGATATGTCGCATATCTTTGAGATCAATCAGGCTTTGTCCAATAATGAACTGATCTGTTTTACGGGAGACCGTTACTTTGAAGGATCAAAATTTCTGGAAGCCGAATTATTAGGAAAAAGTGCCAAATTTCCGGCCGGACCATTCCTCATTGCTTCCCGTTTGGGAGTACCTGTGGTATATGTTTATGTGATGAAAGAAAAGAACCTTCATTACCATTTGTATGCACGAGTAGCACAGAATATCAAGAACCGGGATTCTCAGGGGCTTTTACAGTCTTACGTTCAGAATCTTGAAACCATGCTTAAAAAATATCCGCTTCAATGGTTTAATTATTTTGATTTTTGGGATGATGTTGATTAATTTTTCTATTTTTATTCCCTAAAAACTAATAAAAACTCAAAAATATTAAGGAAGTGAAATTCAAAAATGATATTGTTCAAATAGGATTTTCCTGTACAATAATCATAAAATAATATCCAAATTTCTTAATTTAAAAAAAGCACATCCTCCTTTGAAAAAAGAATATGACATACTTGTAATCGGCAGCGGATTGGGAGGTCTTGTTTCAGCTCTTGTTTTAGCGAAAGAAGGCCTGAAGGTTTGCGTGCTGGAAAAAAACAATCAGTATGGAGGTAATCTTCAGACTTTTTCAAGAGATAAGCTTATTTTTGATACAGGAGTGCATTATTTGGGTGGCCTTTCAAAAGGGCAGAACCTGCACCGTTTTTTCTCCTATCTTGAGATTATGGATGATCTGGAACTTCAGCAAATGGATGAGGACGGGTATGACAGAATTTCCTTTGGAGATGATGCTGTTGAATATCCGCATGCTCAAGGCTATCAAAACTTTGTAGAACAATTATCGGTCTGTTTTCCTGAGGAAAAAGAAAATCTTGAAAATTATTGTGAAGAGATTCAATATGTATGCAGCCAGTTTCCAAGGTATCATGTAGTAGGAAAGGATAATTACAATGAGGAGATCCTGCATTTAAATACCAAAAGATTCGTTGAATCTGTAACCCAGAATAAAAAACTTCAGGCAGTCTTATTAGGATCTAATTTCCTGTATGCCGGAGATTCGGAAAACGTTCCTTTTTACGTTCATGCTTTAACGGTGAATTCTTACATACAAAGTGCCTATAAATGTGTAAAAGGAGGGAGTCAGATATCCAGATTGCTCATTCGAAAACTTCGTCAGTATGGGGCTGAAGTTCACAAACATTCAGAAGTTTCTGAATTTATTTTTAATGGAAATAATACACTGACTTCTGTAAAGACAAAGACAGGGAAAGAATATGCCGCAAAGAAGTTTATTTCCAATATTGAAATTCGTTCTGCCATTAAGCTGATTGGAGAAGAAAGACTGAAAAAATCTTTTCTGAACAGAGTTTTAAGTTGGCAGCCGGTTTCCTCATGTTTCAGTGTTTACATTGTTTTAAAACCTCATTGCCTACCGAATTTTAATTATAATATTTATCATTATTCCTCAGAAGAGCAGGTTTGGAACGCCTATCGTTATCATAAACAAGCCTGGCCGGAGACGTATATGCTTTCATCCACCCCCTCAAAACAAAATTCTGTTTTTGCAGAAAGTCTAACGGCTATTTCTTATATGGATTTTGATGAGGTTAAACAATGGGAAAATACAGTCAATACCGTAGCTGATGAGCATGAAAGAGGAAAACAGTATGAAGGCTTCAAGCTGGAAAAGACTGAAAAAATGATTGACGCTCTGGAAAAGAAAATTCCGGGTTTGAGACATGCTATCCAACGAATATATACCTCTTCTCCCTTATCTTACCGGGATTATATCGGAAGTTTTGAAGGAAATATGTACGGGTATATGAAAAACTCAGAGAATCCTCTGAAAACCATGGTTTCTCCCCGTACAAAAATTGATAATCTGTTTCTTACAGGTCAATCTGTGAATATGCACGGAATTTTGGGAGTAACCATAGGTGCATTCAATACCTGTGCTGAAATTCTGGGAAAAGAAACGATTGACAGTCGCTTGCACTCAATGACTTAATTAAGACAATCGTGAAAAAAACTAATATCCAACATCTGTCATATAAAAGGGTTCTTATCTCCTTCCTTTTTTTCTTTCTCCTGAGCTCTTGTGGAGTATCAAAATCTATTCATCACCTTCCTGATGTCAAACAATATGCATTAGAAATTCCGAAGGTTACCAGGATCAATGACAGTACCTTTAGCTATAATCAAAATGTTCTCACCAAAAATAAACAACAGCTTTGGGAGCTTTATATTAAAGGAAACCCTTTGCAATTAGGGTATAACAACGGAGCGTTAACTCAGGATCTGATGCAGAAGCAGGAGGAAATTTTCTTCTCCAAAGTAGAAGGCTTTGTTCCTTCAAAATTTAAGCAGAAACTTTTAAATACCTTCTTAAAGTGGTACAATCGTAAAATGTATCTCAATGTAAGAGAAGATTATCAGGCAGAATTGTATGGGTTGTCACAATACTCATCTGATCGGTATGATTTTATTGCACCAAGATATCTGAGAAATCTGTATCTGCATGGAGCTCATGATATTGGGCATGCGATGCAGGATCTTGCGATGGTAGGTTGTACTTCTCTGGCGGTCTGGAACGAGAATACGGAAGATGGGAATATGCTGATCGGAAGAAACTTCGATTTTTACGTAGGAGACGAGTTTGCCCAAAATAAGCTGGTTGAATTTGTAGAACCGGAAGACGGATTTCCTTATATGTCAGTAAGCTGGCCGGGAATGATCGGTGTAGTTTCCGGAATGAATAAAGAGGGAATAACCGTAACGATCAATGCTGGAAAATCAAGGATTCCTCTGACGGCGAAAACACCTATTTCTCTGGTGACCAGAGAAATCCTGCAATATGCTAAAAACATAGATGAAGCGATTGCTATTGCTAAAAAAAGACATGTATTTGTTTCAGAATCCATTTTAGTAGGAAGTGCTCATGATAAAAATGCAATAATTATTGAAGTCTCACCGAAAAACTTCGGAGTATATAGAGTTCAAAACACAAGTAAAGTGCTTTGCACCAATCATTTTCAGTCTGATACTTATAAAGAGGATACTAAAAATAAAAAGCAGATTGAAGAGAGCCACTCGGCATACCGTTATGAAAAATTACAGGAACTTTTACAGGAAGAAAAAAAGTTGAATCCAGAAAAAATAGCTGCTATTTTAAGAAACCGTTCCGGTTTAAAAGATAAAAGCATAGGTTATGGAAATGAGAAAGCTTTAAACCAACTTTTAGCTCATCATGCTGTTATATTTTCACCTGAAAAGAAACTGGCTTGGGTATCATCCAATCCCTATCAGTTAGGAGAATTTGTGTGCTATGATCTCAATGAAATATTTTCAGGCAAAACGTTACAGCCCGATAAATTCTCAAAGTCACAATTGAATATTCCGCGAGATCCTTTTGCAGATTCTGAAGAATTTGAAAGTTATGAATTGTATAGAATGCTGAGTAAAGAAATAATTGAGGCTACAGAAAAGAAGAATATGGAATTAACGGATGATTTTATTCCTTCTTATGAGTCTTTAAATCCGGATTTCTGGAAAGGATATTTTTTGGGTGGAAAATATTATTATCACAAAAAAGAATATTCAAAAGCAAAAATAGAATTTGAAAAGGCTCTTACCAAAGAAATAACGACTGTTCCGGATCAGAAAATGATTGAAAAATATCTTAATAAAACCAATAAAAAAATTAATAAATAATTGAAATATTATTTATTAAATCATTACTTAATTTTTTATAAATATTCTCATAAAGTAAGCTAAAAATTCAATGAGTGAAAATTGGGAATACCTCCTAATGATGGGAACCAAAAGATGATGGTGTCAAAATAATACAAAGGGTCTTATATTTAATTATTTTTAGTTTTTTATCGTTTTTTAAGATTTTGTTTGCTTGTATTTTTTGATTTTTTTAAACAAATATGTAACGTTTTAATATATTTCTCTACTAACTGAGTAATTGGAAATTAATATTTGTTAAAAAAAAACGTATGAAAAAAATTCGACTTAGTGTTAAGCTATTGTTGTTTTGTTCTCTTTTCAGTGCTGGGGTTGTCTCTGCTCAAAAGTATGAACAGACAATTAAAGACTATGTTAATTCAGCAGGATCATTTCAGAGATCTAATCCGGAATTAAAAAGCTTTAAAATTATCAACATTGATCCTTCAAGCAGTTTGAAGGGAGACGTTGTAGGGATTCAGCAGACGATTGATGGTATTCCTGTTTTTGGTAGTTCTGCCAATGTTTTGATTAGAGACGGTAAAGTATTGAATTTTGCAGATACCTTTATTAAAACATATCCTACAGCAATTAAAGGGAAAGAAAGTGGA
This Chryseobacterium sp. G0162 DNA region includes the following protein-coding sequences:
- a CDS encoding C45 family autoproteolytic acyltransferase/hydolase, which produces MKKTNIQHLSYKRVLISFLFFFLLSSCGVSKSIHHLPDVKQYALEIPKVTRINDSTFSYNQNVLTKNKQQLWELYIKGNPLQLGYNNGALTQDLMQKQEEIFFSKVEGFVPSKFKQKLLNTFLKWYNRKMYLNVREDYQAELYGLSQYSSDRYDFIAPRYLRNLYLHGAHDIGHAMQDLAMVGCTSLAVWNENTEDGNMLIGRNFDFYVGDEFAQNKLVEFVEPEDGFPYMSVSWPGMIGVVSGMNKEGITVTINAGKSRIPLTAKTPISLVTREILQYAKNIDEAIAIAKKRHVFVSESILVGSAHDKNAIIIEVSPKNFGVYRVQNTSKVLCTNHFQSDTYKEDTKNKKQIEESHSAYRYEKLQELLQEEKKLNPEKIAAILRNRSGLKDKSIGYGNEKALNQLLAHHAVIFSPEKKLAWVSSNPYQLGEFVCYDLNEIFSGKTLQPDKFSKSQLNIPRDPFADSEEFESYELYRMLSKEIIEATEKKNMELTDDFIPSYESLNPDFWKGYFLGGKYYYHKKEYSKAKIEFEKALTKEITTVPDQKMIEKYLNKTNKKINK